The sequence below is a genomic window from Flectobacillus major DSM 103.
ATAGCCAAATTATTGGCTTCGGTAGCACCCGAGGTAAAAAAAATATCATTAGGCGAAACATTGAATAACTTGGCAACTGTCAGCCTTGATTCTTCTACTGCTTCTTTAGCTTTTCGGCCAAAAATATGATTTGAAGATGCGTTACCATACTGATTAGTCAAATACGGAATCATGGCATTAAGTACTTCAGGGTCGAGGGCTGTTGTTGCGGCGTTATCACAATAAATCTCCATGTCTTTTCTTGTTTTTAGGTTGTTGTTTACGAGCTTTTTCATAGTCAATAGGTTTAGGGTATGTTCCCACTAAATTCACCATTTTTTCACTTTAATATATTTAGTATATGGATTTTATAGATTATATCTCTAAAACTATATATGAGGTTCTTAATCAGTACAATAAATATTTCTAGTATTGGGATTGGAAAGATTTATCGTTAGAATTAGGTTGGGGCACCTTGCTGATGACTACAGGTTGCCAGAAGTTCGTCGAGCCTAATCTCTCCCTTCATTCTTTATAAATCTATTTATTCGATAGGCAAAGTTCTTTATGTCTTTTGACAATTCCAAATTTTTTTGCAAAATTTATTTTATTAGTTTAAAAAGGAGTTGATAGATTATTATAAAGTGAATTATGGGTCAGTGAATGAACGGTTGATTAAACACTTTTGGATAAGCCTTGTAGTAGCTTTGTCATTGATTATGAGTTTTTTTCGAGTGATATGACTAGCGGTGAAAAACTTTTTCATTACAACTACAAGTATTGGATAAGTGCATAAAATGATATTTATCAGATTTTTTTTCAGAATAATTTGGATATGTAATTTTTTATTATGTAAATTTGTCCTATAGAATAACTAGATTAATAGATTTATAAAGAACGAAGGGAGAGATTAGGCTCGACGAACTTCTGGCAACCTGTTAGCCACCAACAAGGTGCCCCAACCTAATTCTAACGATAAATCTTAAGTAATTAAGCCATTTATCATGTTGGATAGCATTATGTGCTGTTTTCAATAGATGGTATCAAAATTACTTTTTTCAACCATTTTAATAAGTAACTCATTAATTAGTGATTAATTACCTGATTATCAAGGCATAAATTCTAGGAGAAACGCCAGTTTGATAGCGTATATGTTTGATTTTCATTACTTTAATTGCTTTTGTATGTATTATATCTTTTTTAAATATACTAAATCTATATACTTAATAGATTAACAAAAACCAATAAACGAAATGAAATCCAAGAAACAACTACTCTCTATTGCTTGTTTGGCCTTATCTACGCTATCCGCCAATGTAGTTAATGCCCAAAGTACCTTTATCAAAGAAGGTGCATGGCGTGGTGTATTCAAAGTAAACGAGGTACAAGTGCCTTTTAATTTTGAAGTGAAGGGCAAGGATGCCGAACATGCCACCTTTACACTCATCAATGGAACAAGAAGAGACGATTTTCACGTTCAGCAAACAGCAAAAGATTCGGTATTTATCAAAATGAATACTTATGACGCTGCATTAGTAGCTAAAATCCATGAAGACGGTACGCTTTCGGGTGTTTACAAAAGTTTAGTTCCTAATTTTAGAGGTAATTTCTTGCCTTTTACCGCCGAATATGGCAAAACTTTCCGATTTGTTGAGCCTGAAAAAGAAATAAAAGCTAATCATAACCTTTCGGGCAAATGGGCTATCAAAATTAGTAGCAAAGAGCCTGTAGCCGACCAAGTGGCTGTTTTTGAACAAAAAGGTAATAAGCTTAAAGGTGTATTCCTGAAGGTAACAGGCGATACTCGTGAGCTGGAAGGTATTGTTCAAGGTGACGAATTTACATTGACAGGGTTTTCTGGCCCTAGTCCATGGCTAATTCGAGGCAAAATCAATCCTGATAAAAGTATCTCGGGCGAAGTTGGTCTTGGAATTTATAACAACGTGAAGTTTGAAGGGGTAAAAGACAAAAAGGCCGAATTGCCCGACCCTTATGCTTTGACGTATTTGAAAGAGGGTTATGAAAAACTAGATTTTACGCTACCAGATTTGAATGGAAAGCCTGTTTCGTTGAGCGATGAAAAATACAAAGGCAAAGTTGTAATTGTAGAAATTGTTGGAACGTGGTGTCCTAACTGCACCGACCAAACACAATTTTTATCGCCTTGGTACAAAGCCAACAAAGACCGTGGTGTAGAGGCAATCGCTGTAGGATTTGAGCAAAAAGATGATTTAGCATACGCCAAATACACTTTAGGTAAGTTAAAAGAGAAATATGATATTCAGTATGATATTCTTTTTGGGGGTATTGCCGACAAAAAAGTAGCTTCCGAAAAATTTGCCGCACTTAACAAAATGATTGCTTTTCCAACTACTATTATTATTGGTCGTGATGGCAAAGTAAAACAAATTCATACAGGATATACAGGCGAAGTAACAGGGAAATATTTTAAGCAATATGTTAAAAAATGGAACAAAGACCTTGATAAACTCATAGCCGAGCCTGTTCCTACTTCGGAAGTAGCTCTTAAATAAATTTTACAGACAACAATTTAATAAACTATTTATGATGAAAAAAGTAACCTTATTATGCACAACACTGTTGGCATTGGCACTAGGTGCAAATGCTGGAAACGATAACGGAAAAGCTGCCGATGCCAACTATACGGTTGATAATCAGGCCAGCAAGCTGGTATGGACGGGCAAAAAAGTAACAGGGGCTCATACTGGGAATATCTCTTTGAGTGCGGGCAATTTAGTAGTGGCCAATAACAAACTCAAAAGTGGCTCTTTTGAAATAGACGTTGCCTCGTTGACCGTCACCGACCTAACCGATAAAGACTATAATGCCAAATTGGTAGGGCATTTGAAGGCCGATGACTTTTTTGCTACCGATAAGTTTCCCAAAGCGAAGTTTGTAACTACCGCCGTAACAGCCAAAGGTGGCGACAACTACGAAATAGCAGGAAAGCTAACGATTAAAGGTATCACTAGCGATGTCAAATTTCCAGCAACTGTAAAAGTTGAGAAAAATAAAGTATCAGCTCAGGCCAAAATTGTAGTAGACCGTACCAAATATGACATTAAGTTCCGTTCAAAAAACTTCTTTGAAAACCTTGGCGACAAAGCTATCGACAACGATTTTGAATTGGATGTTAACTTGGTAGCTCAGGCTGGCACAGCTTCGGCAAAGGCTACAGGTAAGTAACGATTTTGTTATTATGTATTTGTGGGCAGATAAATACATGATTATTAAAGTATTACAAAATTAGGGGTGTACTAAGGTTCTCTCAGGAATTGACACCCCTACCTTATTCAATTGTTAGGCAACATGAAAAAAACACTCTTATTATCGCTACTATTGAGCTTGGCGGCTACTTTTGTTCAAGCACAGGAAATAGATAAAATTGTAACTTGGAAATTCAAATTTGCCAATGATAATTTCAAAGTTGGAGATGAGGTTGAATTGATTTTTGATACAACCATCGAAAAGGGATGGTCGCTTTATTCCTCCGATTTTAAAGGAGACGTTGGCCCACAGCCTACTATATTTCAGTTTTCAGAAAATGGGTCGTTCGAGCTCAGTTCCGATATAAAGCCTATATCGCCCCTCAAAAAAACAGATAGAAATTGGGGAACAGAAATATCTTATTTTACCCAAAAAGCCCAGTTTCGAGCCAAAGTACGAGTGGTAGAATACAACTACGATATTTTTGGCTCAATCAAAGGGCAAGTTTGCCATGACAAAAAAGGCGTTTGTATTCCCTTTGAAAAAACCTTTCAATTTTAAGCCTATTACATTTTAGTTTTTCCAAAATTTTCTAATTATTTAAAGAT
It includes:
- a CDS encoding peroxiredoxin family protein is translated as MKSKKQLLSIACLALSTLSANVVNAQSTFIKEGAWRGVFKVNEVQVPFNFEVKGKDAEHATFTLINGTRRDDFHVQQTAKDSVFIKMNTYDAALVAKIHEDGTLSGVYKSLVPNFRGNFLPFTAEYGKTFRFVEPEKEIKANHNLSGKWAIKISSKEPVADQVAVFEQKGNKLKGVFLKVTGDTRELEGIVQGDEFTLTGFSGPSPWLIRGKINPDKSISGEVGLGIYNNVKFEGVKDKKAELPDPYALTYLKEGYEKLDFTLPDLNGKPVSLSDEKYKGKVVIVEIVGTWCPNCTDQTQFLSPWYKANKDRGVEAIAVGFEQKDDLAYAKYTLGKLKEKYDIQYDILFGGIADKKVASEKFAALNKMIAFPTTIIIGRDGKVKQIHTGYTGEVTGKYFKQYVKKWNKDLDKLIAEPVPTSEVALK
- a CDS encoding YceI family protein; translation: MMKKVTLLCTTLLALALGANAGNDNGKAADANYTVDNQASKLVWTGKKVTGAHTGNISLSAGNLVVANNKLKSGSFEIDVASLTVTDLTDKDYNAKLVGHLKADDFFATDKFPKAKFVTTAVTAKGGDNYEIAGKLTIKGITSDVKFPATVKVEKNKVSAQAKIVVDRTKYDIKFRSKNFFENLGDKAIDNDFELDVNLVAQAGTASAKATGK
- a CDS encoding protein-disulfide reductase DsbD domain-containing protein, which produces MKKTLLLSLLLSLAATFVQAQEIDKIVTWKFKFANDNFKVGDEVELIFDTTIEKGWSLYSSDFKGDVGPQPTIFQFSENGSFELSSDIKPISPLKKTDRNWGTEISYFTQKAQFRAKVRVVEYNYDIFGSIKGQVCHDKKGVCIPFEKTFQF